In Mycolicibacterium nivoides, the DNA window GTGGAAGCCGACAGTTCCCCGGTGTGGCAGGTGATCGGCGATTGGGCAGATGGCCCGGTGCGGATGGCGCCGGGCTTCGTGGCGTCCTGCGATGCGGACGGCGACGTTCGCGTCGTGACGTTCGCAGACGGATTCGTCGCCCGCGAGCGTCTGGTCAGCCGCGACGACCAGGCCCGCCGGATCGCCTACTCGCTGATCGGCGACACAGCCCGGCCCGAGCACGACAATGCGGTGATGCAGGTGGTGGCGGAGGGACCGAACCGCTGCCGCTTCCTGTGGTCTCGCGATGTGCTGCCGCACGATGCCGCCGGCGCCTTGCGGGCGGCGATGGAGCGGGCAGCGCCGATCATCAAGGGCGCGCTGGAGGGCCGGACAGGCGGCTAGGCCGTCGCGCCGCGACGCACCAGCGAGAGCACCACGGCGGCGGTCGCGAACAGCCCGGAGAACACCCGGCCGAGGATGGTCTGCTGCCGCGGCGTCTGCAGCCAGTTGAGCAACCGCGCCGCCAGCCCGGTGTAGAGGCTCATCACGACCACGTCGACGGCGACCATCGTCGCCCCGATCGCCAGATATTGCGGCAGCAACGGCGCGGTCGGCACTACGAACTGCGGCAGCACCGCGACCAGGAACACCAACCCTTTCGGATTGGTGGTGTTCACCAGGAATCCGCGCATCACCAAGGCCAACCGGCCCCGCTCGCCCTCGCCGCCCATCCGGGCGCGCAGATCCTGCGAGGCGCTACGCCACTGCTGGATCGCCAGGTAGATCAGATAGGCCACACCGATCCACTTGACGATGTGGAAGGCCAGCATCGACTTGGCGACGACGGCGCCCAGGCCGGCGGCGACCAACACCAGTTGTGCAAGCAGCCCGAGCTGGAGTCCGAGCACGCTCCATGACCCACGGCGTACGCCATGAGTCAGGCCGGTCGCCATCGACTGGATCGCCCCGGCTCCCGGGGACAGGCTGATAGCGATCGAAGCGCCGAGAAACGCGAGCCAGATCTGCCAGGTCATGTATGCAGTCTGGCGACCCTGTCAAACGATATCTGCGACGAAGACGCCCATCCGGCGGGCCGCATTCCGGGGGATTCGGGGGAGCGTCGGATCGTCAGTGCCCGCCGGCAGGACGCGCGGATTGGTGATCTTGATGTCGCCACGGAACACGTGCACGTCGGCCCCGCCCGCGGCGATCACGTTCTTCACCCAGTTGGTCTTGCCGTGCATGAGTGTCACAGCGAAGACATTGCCCTTGCGGTAGCTGGTGACGATCGTCTCGTACGGCGTACCGGAGGTGCGGCCCCGGTGCTTGATCACGGTGAACCCCGGCAGGCGCTTGGAAAATGGTTTCACCAGCGGGTTGATGTATTTGATCTGGAACCGCTCCAGGGCGGGCGGCATGAGCATCGGTACGCCGGGGGCGTTGTTCGGGTGGTCTTTCGCGGACATCTGGGGCTCCGTTCGGCAGTCTGAAACCACCCTACGGCGCGTCGGGCCGGCGGCAGTGGGCGACGGATTTTTATCAACTGGACTGATCAGGGACAATCGAACCGATGGCCGAGTTTGAGATGTCCCGTATCGACCTGCGTAACCGTGTGCTGAACGCCGCGCAGTTGCGATCCGCGCTGCCCCGCGGCGGAGTCGATGTGGACGCAGTGGTGCCCAAGGTCCGCCCGATCGTGGAGGCGGTCGCCGAGCACGGCGCGACGGCCGCGCTGGACTATGGCCATACCTTCGACGGCATCCGCCCCGACACCGTGCGGGTGCCCGCGGCCCGGCTGGCTGCCGCGCTTGCCGAGCTCGACCCTGACGTACGCGCCGCACTGCAGGTCGCGATCGACCGGGCGCGCGCGGTGCACGCCGATCAGCGCCGCACCGACACCACCACCACGCTGGCCCCCGGTGCCACCGTCACCGAACGTTGGGTGCCGGTGGAACGCGTCGGGCTGTACGTGCCCGGCGGTAACGCGGTGTACCCGTCGAGCGTCGTGATGAACGTGGTCCCCGCGCAGACCGCCGGTGTCGATTCGCTGGTGATCGCCAGCCCGCCGCAGGCGGAATTCGACGGCCTGCCGCACCCGACCATCCTGGCCGCCGCCGCGCTGCTCGGCGTCGACGAGGTATGGGCCGTCGGTGGTGCGCAGGCGGTGGCGCTGCTGGCCTATGGCGGCACCGATACCGACGGTGCCGAGCTGGCCCCCGTCGACATGATCACCGGTCCCGGGAACATCTACGTGACCGCCGCCAAGCGGATCTGCCGCTCGCAGGTCGGCATCGACGCCGAGGCGGGCCCGACGGAGATCGCGATCCTGGCCGACGGCACCGCCGACCCGGTGCACGTCGCTGCGGATCTGATCAGCCAGGCCGAGCACGACGAGATGGCGGCCAGCGTGCTGGTCACCGACAGTGAGGCATTGGCCGCGGCCACCGATCGCGAGCTCACCCGCCAGCTGGCGACCACGGTGCACGTCGACCGTGTGCGGGTGGCGCTCTCGGGCAAGCAGTCCGCGATCGTGCTCGTCGACGATATCGAGGCCGGGGTGCGGGTGGTGAACGCCTACGCCGCCGAGCACTTGGAGATCCAGACCAAGGACGCGCCCGGCGTGGCCGGCCGGATTCGTTCCGCGGGCGCCATTTTCGTGGGTGCCTGGTCTCCGGTCAGCCTGGGTGACTACTGCGCAGGCTCCAACCACGTGCTGCCGACCGCGGGCTGTGCTCGGCATTCCAGCGGCCTGTCCGTGCAGACCTTCCTGCGCGGCATCCACGTCGTCGAGTACGACGAGGCCGCACTCAAAGACGTTTCCGGACATGTGATCACGTTGTCCAAGGCGGAGAACCTGCCCTCGCACGGCGAGGCGGTACGACGGAGGTTCGAGCGGTGAGCGCACGGGATGTGACGCTGGCCGATCTGCCGCTGCGCGAGAACCTGCGCGGGAAATCGCCTTACGGGGCACCGCAATTGGTGGTTCCGGTACGGCTCAACACGAACGAGAACCCGCATCCGCCGACGCAGGCCCTGATCGACGACGTCGCCGCATCGGTCCGAGAGGCAGCCGCCGAGCTGCACCGCTATCCCGATCGTGACGCGGTGGCGTTACGCACTGATCTGGCGGCGTATCTCACCGCGGCCACCGGTGTGCAGCTCACCGTCGACAACCTCTGGGCGGCAAACGGTTCCAATGAGATCCTGCAACAGCTGCTGCAGGCCTTCGGCGGGCCGGGACGCACCGCGATCGGGTTCGTGCCGTCGTACTCGATGCACCCGATCATCTCTGACGGCACCCAGACCGAGTGGCTGCAGGCGGCCCGCGCGGCAGACTTCGGGCTGGACGTCGACGCCGCCGTCGCCGCGGTCGAGGAGCGCACACCCGACGTGGTGTTCGTGGCGAGCCCCAACAACCCGTCGGGCCAGAGTGTCTCGATCGAGGACCTGCGCCGTCTGCTGCAAGCGATGCCGGGTGGGATCCTGATCGTCGACGAGGCCTACGGCGAGTTCTCGTCGCAGCCCAGCGCGGTCACCTTGATCGACGAGTTCCCGGCCAAGCTGATCGTCACCCGCACGATGAGCAAGGCGTTCGCGTTCGCCGGTGGACGGCTCGGCTATCTGGCCGCGGCGCCCGCGGTGATCGACGCGCTGCTGCTGGTCCGTCTGCCGTATCACCTGTCCGTGCTCACCCAGGCCGCCGCGTGCGCGGCGTTGCGTCACGCCGACGACACCCTGGGCAGTGTCGCGATCCTGGCCGCCGAGCGTGACCGGGTGAGTGCGGAACTGCATCGCCTCGGCTACCGCGTGATCCCCAGTGATGCCAACTTCGTGCTCTTCGGCGAGTTCGCCGATGCCCCCGCGACGTGGCAACGCTACCTGGACAAGGGGATCCTCATCCGCGATGTCGGCATCCCCGGATTCCTGCGCACCACAATCGGTCTGGCTGAGGAGAACGACGCGTTCCTGGCCGCCAGCGCCGAACTGTCCGCCACCGAACTTCAGCCAGCCAACAGCCCGGTAGGAGCATCGTGACCCGTCGCGCGAAGGTCGAACGCAAGACCAGGGAATCCGACATCGTCGTCGAGATCGACCTCGACGGCACCGGCGTCGTCGACATCGACACCGGTGTGCCGTTCTTCGACCACATGCTGACCTCGCTGGGCACCCACGCCAGCTTCGATCTCACGGTGCACGCCAAGGGCGACATCGAGATCGAGGGGCACCACACGATCGAGGACACCGCGATCGTGCTAGGCCAGGCACTCGGCCAGGCTCTCGGCGACAAGAAGGGCATCCGCCGGTTCGGCGACGCGTTCATCCCGATGGACGAGACTCTCGCGCACGCCGCGGTCGACGTGTCCGGCCGGCCGTACTTCGTGCACACCGGCGAACCGGAGTTCATGGTGGAATTCACCATCGCCGGATCGCAGGCGCCGTACCACACCGTGATCAACCGGCACGTGTTCGAATCACTGGCGTTCAACGCCCGCATCGCATTGCACGTACGCACGCTCTACGGTCGCGACCCGCACCACATCACCGAGGCGCAGTACAAGGCCGTGGCCCGCGCGTTGCGCCAGGCCGTCGAGTACGACGCCCGGGTGACCGGCGTTCCGTCGACCAAAGGCACTCTGTGACCAAGAAAGTCATCGTTCTCGACTACGGATCGGGCAATCTGCGGTCGGCTCAGCGTGCGCTGGAGCGGGTCGGTGCCGACGTCGAGGTCACGGCCGATCCGGGCGCCGCCGCGGCAGCCGACGGACTGGTGGTGCCCGGTGTCGGTGCGTTCGAGGCGTGCATGACCGGACTCCGGGCGATCGGCGGCGAGAAGATCATCGCCGACCGCCTGCAGCACGGTCGTCCGGTGCTCGGGGTCTGCGTCGGCATGCAGATCCTGTTCGCCCGCGGGGTGGAATTCGGGACGGAGTCCACCGGTTGTGGGCAGTGGCCCGGCTCGGTGACCCGACTGGACGCCCCGGTGATTCCGCACATGGGGTGGAACGTCGTCGACGCGGCCGCCGGTAGCACCCTGTTCAAGGGGCTCGACGCCGCCACGCGTTTCTATTTCGTGCATTCGTACGCAGCCCAGGAGTGGTCCGGTAATCCGGACGCACTGGTCACCTGGGCGACGCATCATGTGCCCTTCATTGCCGCCGTCGAAGACGGCGCGTTGTCGGCCACGCAATTTCATCCGGAGAAGAGTGGCGACGCCGGTGCGACGCTTCTCGCGAATTGGGTTGAGGGACTGTGAGTTTGATTCTGTTGCCGGCTGTCGATGTGGTGGACGGCAAGGCGGTGCGGCTTGTCCAGGGCAAGGCAGGCAGTGAGACCGATTACGGTTCGGCGCTGGAAGCCGCGCAGGCATGGCAGCGTGACGGTGCCGAGTGGATCCACCTGGTGGACCTGGACGCCGCCTTCGGGCGCGGCAGCAACCGCGAGCTGCTGGCCGATCTGGTCGGCAAGCTCGACGTAAAAGTCGAATTGTCCGGCGGGATCCGGGATGACGATTCGCTGAAGGCCGCCATGGACACCGGTTGTGCGCGGGTGAACATCGGCACCGCGGCGCTGGAGAGCCCCGAGTGGTGCCGCCGCGCCATCGCCGAATACGGCGACCGGGTGGCAGTCGGGCTGGACGTGCAGTTCGAGAACGACAGCTGGCGGCTCCGCGGCCGCGGCTGGGAAACCGACGGCGGCGACCTCTGGGAGGTCCTGGATCGCCTTGACCGCGAAGGGTGTTCGCGCTACGTCGTCACCGACGTCACCAAGGACGGCACCTTGACCGGTCCGAACCTGGAACTGCTCGCCGCGGTCGCCGACCGCACCGACGCCCCGGTGATCGCCTCGGGCGGGGTGTCCAGCCTCGATGACCTCCGGGCGATCGCCACCCTGACCGGCCACGGTGTCGAAGGCGCGATCGTCGGGAAGGCGCTCTACGCCGAACGATTCACTCTGCCGCAGGCACTGGCCGCGGTCAGCGGATAAGCGAGGTGGGTGACCTGGATCCGTCGAAGTTGGCCGCACTGGTAGCTGCGGCGACCGAGATCCTCGACGCGGCGTCGGTGCCGTTCATCGCCGGGCACCGCGCGGATTCCGCGGTCACCAAGCAGGGCAACGACTTTGCCACCGAGGTCGATCTCGCGATCGAACGGCAGGTGGTGCGGGCGCTGACAGAGGCGACCGGGATCGGGGTCCACGGCGAGGAATTCGGCGGTGAGCCGATCGACTCTCCGCTGGTGTGGGTGCTCGACCCGATCGACGGCACGTTCAACTACGCGGCGGGCTCGCCGATGGCGGCCATTCTGCTCGGGCTGCTGGCCGATGGTGAGCCGGTCGCCGGCCTGACCTGGCTGCCGTTCACCGGACAGCGGTATTCGGCGCTGGCCGGAGGTCCGGTGCGGGACAACGGCACCGCGCTGCCACCACTGGGGTCACCGACCCTGACCGACTCGATCGTCGGCATCCAGACCTTCAACATCGATTCCCGCGGCCGGTTCCCCGGCCGCTACCGGGTCGAGGTGCTGTCCAACCTGAGCCGCGTGTGCTCGCGCGTGCGGATGCACGGCGCCACAGGGGTGGACCTGGCCTACGTGGCCGCCGGGATCCTGGGCGGGGCCATCAGTTTCGGGCACCACATCTGGGACCATGCCGCCGGCGTCGCGCTGGTCCGGGCTGCCGGGGGCATCGTGACGGATTTGGCCGGCGATCCGTGGACGGCCGAGTCGAAGTCGGCGCTGGCCGCCGCGCCCGGCGTGCACGAGCGCATGCTGGAAATCGTGAAATCCGCTGGCAATCCGGAGGACTACCTGTGAGCACCATCAGTGATGTGGCAACGAGGGTCATCCCGTGCCTCGATGTCGATGCCGGCCGGGTGGTCAAGGGCGTCAACTTCGAGAACCTGCGGGACGCGGGCGATCCTGTCGAACTCGCCGCCGCCTACGACGCCGAGGGCGCCGACGAGTTGACCTTCCTCGACGTGACCGCCTCCTCGTCGGGCCGGGCCACCATGCTCGAGGTGGTCAAGCGCACCGCCGAGCAGGTGTTCATCCCGCTGACCGTCGGTGGCGGCGTGCGCGCGGTCGAGGATGTCGACGTGCTGCTTCGTGCCGGCGCCGACAAGGTTTCGGTCAACACCGCCGCGATCGCGCGGCCCGAACTGCTGGCCGAGATGGCCCGCCAGTTCGGTTCGCAGTGCATCGTGCTCAGCGTGGATGCCCGCACCGTGCCGGCCGGCGAGCAGCCCACCGCTTCGGGGTGGGAAGTGACCACCCACGGTGGACGCCGCGGCACCGGAATCGACGCGATCGAGTGGGCCGCCCGGGGCGCCGAACTCGGGGTGGGCGAGATCCTGCTCAACTCGATGGACCGTGACGGCACCAAGGCCGGTTTCGACCTGCCGA includes these proteins:
- a CDS encoding SRPBCC family protein, with product MASIQIEFDVEADSSPVWQVIGDWADGPVRMAPGFVASCDADGDVRVVTFADGFVARERLVSRDDQARRIAYSLIGDTARPEHDNAVMQVVAEGPNRCRFLWSRDVLPHDAAGALRAAMERAAPIIKGALEGRTGG
- the rhtB gene encoding homoserine/homoserine lactone efflux protein, encoding MTWQIWLAFLGASIAISLSPGAGAIQSMATGLTHGVRRGSWSVLGLQLGLLAQLVLVAAGLGAVVAKSMLAFHIVKWIGVAYLIYLAIQQWRSASQDLRARMGGEGERGRLALVMRGFLVNTTNPKGLVFLVAVLPQFVVPTAPLLPQYLAIGATMVAVDVVVMSLYTGLAARLLNWLQTPRQQTILGRVFSGLFATAAVVLSLVRRGATA
- a CDS encoding nitroreductase family deazaflavin-dependent oxidoreductase — encoded protein: MSAKDHPNNAPGVPMLMPPALERFQIKYINPLVKPFSKRLPGFTVIKHRGRTSGTPYETIVTSYRKGNVFAVTLMHGKTNWVKNVIAAGGADVHVFRGDIKITNPRVLPAGTDDPTLPRIPRNAARRMGVFVADIV
- the hisD gene encoding histidinol dehydrogenase encodes the protein MAEFEMSRIDLRNRVLNAAQLRSALPRGGVDVDAVVPKVRPIVEAVAEHGATAALDYGHTFDGIRPDTVRVPAARLAAALAELDPDVRAALQVAIDRARAVHADQRRTDTTTTLAPGATVTERWVPVERVGLYVPGGNAVYPSSVVMNVVPAQTAGVDSLVIASPPQAEFDGLPHPTILAAAALLGVDEVWAVGGAQAVALLAYGGTDTDGAELAPVDMITGPGNIYVTAAKRICRSQVGIDAEAGPTEIAILADGTADPVHVAADLISQAEHDEMAASVLVTDSEALAAATDRELTRQLATTVHVDRVRVALSGKQSAIVLVDDIEAGVRVVNAYAAEHLEIQTKDAPGVAGRIRSAGAIFVGAWSPVSLGDYCAGSNHVLPTAGCARHSSGLSVQTFLRGIHVVEYDEAALKDVSGHVITLSKAENLPSHGEAVRRRFER
- a CDS encoding histidinol-phosphate transaminase, with protein sequence MSARDVTLADLPLRENLRGKSPYGAPQLVVPVRLNTNENPHPPTQALIDDVAASVREAAAELHRYPDRDAVALRTDLAAYLTAATGVQLTVDNLWAANGSNEILQQLLQAFGGPGRTAIGFVPSYSMHPIISDGTQTEWLQAARAADFGLDVDAAVAAVEERTPDVVFVASPNNPSGQSVSIEDLRRLLQAMPGGILIVDEAYGEFSSQPSAVTLIDEFPAKLIVTRTMSKAFAFAGGRLGYLAAAPAVIDALLLVRLPYHLSVLTQAAACAALRHADDTLGSVAILAAERDRVSAELHRLGYRVIPSDANFVLFGEFADAPATWQRYLDKGILIRDVGIPGFLRTTIGLAEENDAFLAASAELSATELQPANSPVGAS
- the hisB gene encoding imidazoleglycerol-phosphate dehydratase HisB, with the translated sequence MTRRAKVERKTRESDIVVEIDLDGTGVVDIDTGVPFFDHMLTSLGTHASFDLTVHAKGDIEIEGHHTIEDTAIVLGQALGQALGDKKGIRRFGDAFIPMDETLAHAAVDVSGRPYFVHTGEPEFMVEFTIAGSQAPYHTVINRHVFESLAFNARIALHVRTLYGRDPHHITEAQYKAVARALRQAVEYDARVTGVPSTKGTL
- the hisH gene encoding imidazole glycerol phosphate synthase subunit HisH gives rise to the protein MTKKVIVLDYGSGNLRSAQRALERVGADVEVTADPGAAAAADGLVVPGVGAFEACMTGLRAIGGEKIIADRLQHGRPVLGVCVGMQILFARGVEFGTESTGCGQWPGSVTRLDAPVIPHMGWNVVDAAAGSTLFKGLDAATRFYFVHSYAAQEWSGNPDALVTWATHHVPFIAAVEDGALSATQFHPEKSGDAGATLLANWVEGL
- the priA gene encoding bifunctional 1-(5-phosphoribosyl)-5-((5-phosphoribosylamino)methylideneamino)imidazole-4-carboxamide isomerase/phosphoribosylanthranilate isomerase PriA, whose protein sequence is MSLILLPAVDVVDGKAVRLVQGKAGSETDYGSALEAAQAWQRDGAEWIHLVDLDAAFGRGSNRELLADLVGKLDVKVELSGGIRDDDSLKAAMDTGCARVNIGTAALESPEWCRRAIAEYGDRVAVGLDVQFENDSWRLRGRGWETDGGDLWEVLDRLDREGCSRYVVTDVTKDGTLTGPNLELLAAVADRTDAPVIASGGVSSLDDLRAIATLTGHGVEGAIVGKALYAERFTLPQALAAVSG
- a CDS encoding inositol monophosphatase family protein; the protein is MSEVGDLDPSKLAALVAAATEILDAASVPFIAGHRADSAVTKQGNDFATEVDLAIERQVVRALTEATGIGVHGEEFGGEPIDSPLVWVLDPIDGTFNYAAGSPMAAILLGLLADGEPVAGLTWLPFTGQRYSALAGGPVRDNGTALPPLGSPTLTDSIVGIQTFNIDSRGRFPGRYRVEVLSNLSRVCSRVRMHGATGVDLAYVAAGILGGAISFGHHIWDHAAGVALVRAAGGIVTDLAGDPWTAESKSALAAAPGVHERMLEIVKSAGNPEDYL
- the hisF gene encoding imidazole glycerol phosphate synthase subunit HisF; translated protein: MSTISDVATRVIPCLDVDAGRVVKGVNFENLRDAGDPVELAAAYDAEGADELTFLDVTASSSGRATMLEVVKRTAEQVFIPLTVGGGVRAVEDVDVLLRAGADKVSVNTAAIARPELLAEMARQFGSQCIVLSVDARTVPAGEQPTASGWEVTTHGGRRGTGIDAIEWAARGAELGVGEILLNSMDRDGTKAGFDLPMLRAVRAAVHVPVIASGGAGAVADFAPAVQAGADAVLAASVFHFGEMTIGQVKAAMAAEGIVVR